From Acidimicrobiales bacterium, a single genomic window includes:
- a CDS encoding Gfo/Idh/MocA family oxidoreductase, with the protein MSLGVGFYGAGFITRFHRGYLRDAGVDHRIVAVHDPDPERAAAFAAATGATPVTEDELPDLVDAVYVTAWTSEHPRLVAKAAAAGKAVFCEKPLGVDGDVVDRMVATVTEAEVVNQVGLVLRYMAPFRLVRHLLADERAGRPLAVVFRDDQFIPIQGLYESTWRVDPQRCGHGALLEHSIHDVDILRWWLGPVASVSATTQSYHGHPGIDDVANVRLDFASGATATLVSVWHDILERPSMRHVEVFCERLHVVVEGDAVGPVRWRFTGEPEQRVEGAELIAELAGRDDHDANPARAFLAAVAAHRPAHPDFAAALPAHRLVDSIYRSAAADGELVRDAEHVHPRGDARVQPPG; encoded by the coding sequence ATGTCACTGGGGGTGGGCTTCTACGGTGCGGGGTTCATCACCCGGTTCCACCGCGGGTACCTGCGTGACGCCGGCGTCGACCACCGGATCGTCGCCGTCCACGACCCCGACCCCGAGCGCGCTGCCGCCTTCGCCGCCGCCACCGGGGCCACGCCGGTCACCGAGGACGAGCTGCCCGACCTGGTCGACGCCGTCTACGTCACCGCCTGGACCTCGGAGCACCCCCGCCTCGTCGCCAAGGCCGCCGCCGCCGGCAAGGCCGTCTTCTGCGAGAAGCCCCTGGGCGTCGACGGCGACGTGGTCGACCGGATGGTCGCGACGGTCACCGAGGCCGAGGTCGTCAACCAGGTCGGCCTAGTGCTGCGGTACATGGCGCCCTTCCGCCTCGTCCGCCACCTGCTGGCCGACGAACGGGCCGGCCGTCCCCTCGCCGTGGTCTTCCGCGACGACCAGTTCATCCCGATCCAAGGCCTCTACGAGTCGACCTGGCGCGTCGACCCCCAGCGCTGCGGCCACGGCGCCCTGCTGGAGCACTCGATCCACGACGTCGACATCCTGCGCTGGTGGCTGGGCCCGGTGGCGTCGGTGTCGGCCACCACGCAGAGCTACCACGGCCACCCCGGCATCGACGACGTGGCCAACGTCCGGCTCGACTTCGCCTCCGGCGCCACCGCCACGCTCGTGTCGGTGTGGCACGACATCCTGGAGCGGCCCAGCATGCGCCACGTCGAGGTGTTCTGCGAGCGCCTGCACGTGGTGGTCGAGGGCGACGCCGTGGGCCCGGTGCGCTGGCGGTTCACCGGCGAGCCCGAGCAGCGCGTCGAAGGGGCAGAGCTGATCGCCGAGCTGGCCGGCCGGGACGACCACGACGCCAACCCGGCCCGCGCCTTCCTCGCCGCCGTCGCCGCCCACCGCCCCGCCCACCCCGACTTCGCCGCCGCGCTGCCCGCCCACCGGCTGGTCGACAGCATCTACCGCTCCGCGGCGGCCGACGGCGAACTGGTCCGCGATGCCGAGCACGTCCACCCCCGGGGGGACGCGCGCGTTCAGCCCCCGGGGTGA
- a CDS encoding response regulator transcription factor produces MASVLVIEDDQRIREVLARGLTAAGHVVRAEASGGAALAAVVDWQPDVVVLDLGLPDLDGSDVLRMLRGVSRVPVIVATARDDEAQIVELLDAGADDYVVKPYAAAQIEARIRAVLRRGAADGDDAAAAELRRGDLVVDTARRAARLAGADLDLTRLEFDLLACLARRSPEVVTRRELLAEVWHQPYGGSDKTVDVHLSWLRRKLGETAAEPRYLHTVRGVGIKLEPPQPHPGPS; encoded by the coding sequence ATGGCGTCGGTGCTCGTGATCGAGGACGACCAGCGCATCCGGGAGGTGCTGGCGCGGGGGCTGACCGCCGCGGGCCACGTGGTGCGCGCCGAGGCGAGCGGCGGGGCGGCCCTGGCGGCGGTGGTCGACTGGCAGCCCGACGTCGTCGTGCTCGACCTGGGCCTGCCCGACCTCGACGGCAGCGACGTCCTGCGGATGCTGCGCGGCGTCTCGCGGGTGCCGGTGATCGTCGCCACGGCCCGGGACGACGAGGCCCAGATCGTCGAGCTGCTCGACGCCGGTGCCGACGACTACGTGGTCAAGCCCTACGCGGCCGCGCAGATCGAGGCCCGGATCCGGGCGGTGCTGCGGCGCGGTGCGGCCGACGGTGACGACGCGGCCGCGGCCGAGCTGCGGCGGGGCGACCTGGTGGTCGACACGGCGCGGCGGGCGGCCCGCCTGGCCGGCGCCGACCTCGACCTCACCCGCCTCGAGTTCGACCTGCTGGCGTGCCTGGCCCGTCGCAGCCCCGAGGTGGTGACCCGGCGGGAGCTGCTGGCCGAGGTGTGGCACCAGCCCTACGGCGGCAGCGACAAGACCGTCGACGTCCACCTGTCGTGGCTGCGGCGCAAGCTGGGCGAGACCGCAGCCGAGCCCCGCTACCTGCACACCGTCCGGGGCGTGGGCATAAAGCTCGAACCGCCCCAACCACACCCGGGTCCGTCGTGA
- a CDS encoding Hsp20/alpha crystallin family protein gives MAPDQTQQERVTEATRATERLMRPQVVPVNVYETDGALVIVAPLPAVQPSDVTIELWPGRLRITASVRSAPPRNYLIHEWNYGGYERELDLPTGFGASLEASLANGQLAVRVLRGESAEKLSITPSA, from the coding sequence ATGGCTCCCGACCAGACCCAGCAGGAACGCGTGACCGAGGCGACCCGGGCGACCGAGCGGCTGATGCGGCCCCAGGTCGTACCGGTGAACGTGTACGAGACCGACGGGGCGCTGGTGATCGTGGCGCCGCTGCCGGCCGTGCAGCCGAGCGACGTCACCATCGAGCTGTGGCCCGGGCGCCTGCGCATCACCGCCTCCGTCCGCTCGGCGCCGCCCCGCAACTACCTGATCCACGAGTGGAACTACGGCGGCTACGAGCGGGAGCTGGACCTGCCCACCGGCTTCGGCGCCAGCCTGGAGGCCAGCCTCGCCAACGGCCAGCTCGCCGTCCGGGTGCTCCGCGGCGAGTCCGCCGAGAAGCTCTCGATCACGCCGAGCGCGTAG
- a CDS encoding pirin family protein gives MSGPVRTEDVTAEPAPVDDVTHPTLEVTPSRVSQVGALQVRRALPRRNRRTVGAWCFADHVGPVATDLGVDIGPHPHVGLQTVTWLVAGELLHHDSIGSEQEIRPGQLNLMTAGHGVAHAEEATGRYHGDLHGIQLWVAQPERTRHDPPAFEHHPELPRVDLGTAIGTVLVGSVDGTRSPARHDTDGIGLDLALRAGTAVVPLEPTFEHALIVLDGSVAVDGTVVEPGNLAYLGEARDELALTAREPARALLLGGVPFESPISMWWNFVARTHDEIDAARADWETHGERFADVVSALGRVPAPPTPWRPA, from the coding sequence ATGAGTGGTCCCGTGCGCACCGAGGACGTCACCGCCGAGCCGGCACCCGTCGACGACGTCACCCACCCCACGCTGGAGGTCACGCCCAGCCGAGTGTCGCAGGTCGGCGCCCTGCAGGTGCGCCGCGCCCTCCCCCGGCGGAACCGCCGCACCGTCGGGGCCTGGTGCTTCGCCGACCACGTGGGCCCCGTCGCCACCGACCTCGGCGTCGACATCGGCCCCCACCCGCACGTCGGCCTCCAGACCGTGACGTGGCTGGTCGCCGGCGAGCTGCTCCACCACGACAGCATCGGCTCCGAGCAGGAGATACGCCCCGGCCAGCTGAACCTCATGACCGCCGGCCACGGCGTCGCCCACGCCGAGGAGGCGACGGGCCGCTACCACGGCGACCTCCACGGCATCCAGCTCTGGGTCGCCCAGCCCGAGCGCACCCGCCACGACCCGCCGGCCTTCGAGCACCACCCGGAGCTGCCCCGGGTCGACCTGGGCACGGCGATCGGGACCGTGCTGGTGGGCAGCGTCGACGGCACCCGCTCCCCCGCCCGCCACGACACCGACGGCATCGGCCTCGACCTGGCGCTCCGGGCCGGAACGGCCGTCGTCCCGCTGGAGCCCACGTTCGAGCACGCCCTGATCGTGCTCGACGGCAGCGTCGCCGTCGACGGCACGGTCGTCGAGCCCGGGAACCTCGCCTACCTGGGCGAGGCCCGTGACGAGCTGGCGCTCACCGCCCGCGAGCCGGCCCGGGCGCTGCTGCTCGGCGGGGTGCCGTTCGAGTCGCCGATCTCGATGTGGTGGAACTTCGTCGCCCGTACGCACGACGAGATCGACGCCGCCCGCGCCGACTGGGAGACGCACGGCGAGCGCTTCGCCGACGTCGTCAGTGCGCTGGGCCGGGTCCCCGCGCCGCCGACACCCTGGCGCCCCGCCTGA
- a CDS encoding DUF4388 domain-containing protein, with protein sequence MALQGNLGAFALPDVLRLLATTRKTGCLYVEGDRGRGSVWLDEGGVVAATAGRALNAVPVDEAVFELLRHRRGSFRFSLDEAPPLETVQALDLESTLLRALQLLDEWRELEAVVPSLSHRVELVPELAVGHVTIDSARWATLAAVADGVSVGKLAESLGMGEIDVSRAVRDLVDMGVVRVGPPAGSQPQPQPAPSRLDSGRTPVTAGVGVGAGASRGNGADHHSPISAQVVTRPRTGPIPAIDDLDV encoded by the coding sequence TTGGCCCTGCAAGGGAATCTCGGCGCGTTCGCGCTGCCGGACGTGTTGCGCCTGCTGGCGACCACGCGCAAGACAGGCTGTCTGTACGTCGAGGGCGACCGTGGTCGCGGGAGCGTGTGGCTCGACGAGGGCGGCGTCGTCGCGGCGACCGCCGGTCGAGCCCTGAACGCCGTGCCCGTCGACGAGGCGGTGTTCGAGCTGCTGCGGCATCGCCGCGGCTCGTTCCGCTTCTCGCTCGACGAGGCGCCCCCGTTGGAGACCGTCCAGGCGCTCGACCTGGAGTCGACGCTGCTGCGCGCCCTGCAGCTCCTCGACGAGTGGCGTGAGCTGGAGGCGGTGGTTCCATCGCTGAGCCACCGCGTGGAGCTGGTGCCGGAGCTGGCGGTCGGGCACGTCACCATCGACTCGGCACGGTGGGCGACGCTCGCCGCCGTCGCCGACGGGGTCTCGGTCGGCAAGCTGGCCGAGTCGCTCGGGATGGGTGAGATCGACGTGAGCCGGGCCGTGCGCGACCTGGTCGACATGGGTGTCGTGCGGGTCGGCCCCCCGGCGGGGTCGCAGCCCCAGCCCCAGCCGGCGCCGTCGCGCCTCGACAGCGGCCGGACGCCGGTCACCGCCGGGGTCGGCGTGGGTGCCGGTGCGTCCCGGGGCAACGGTGCCGATCACCACTCGCCGATCTCCGCCCAGGTCGTGACCCGCCCCCGCACGGGGCCGATTCCCGCCATCGACGACCTCGACGTCTGA
- a CDS encoding HAMP domain-containing sensor histidine kinase: protein MRRRLLGITVAATALVVVAFVVPLAGLVRSVARDRAVSGAERDMAAMAPALATTDDTSRLFSAVAGTATGQDGRLTLWLPDGSRVGDESPADTDALALAQREAFSQHDGDGLVLYTPVVTEAGNTSVVRARLPSSLLERGVARSWAALAGVGLALVAAAGLIADRLGRSLTREATALAGTARTLAAGDPEARVVPGRTPELADAARALNLLADRIDELRSAERARVADLSHRLRTPLTALRLDAEAAGDADLVADVDRMEASVTELIRAAQRPLHEGAVRSRADLTAVVRERAAFWGALADDDGRPWTLDVDAEVAAAGPVEVEAGVDELGAALDALLDNVFNHTPEGTSYAVSLALVEGGGMAQVRVDDAGPGIADAAAVLARGETRGRAHSTGLGLDIAHQTAESAGGDLTLTPSPRGGTCATLTLPVVGVGATRSA, encoded by the coding sequence GTGAGACGGCGGCTGCTGGGCATCACGGTGGCGGCCACGGCCCTGGTGGTGGTGGCGTTCGTGGTGCCGCTGGCGGGGCTGGTGCGGTCGGTGGCGCGGGACCGGGCGGTCAGCGGCGCCGAGCGCGACATGGCCGCGATGGCCCCGGCCCTCGCCACCACGGACGACACGTCGCGGCTGTTCAGCGCCGTCGCCGGCACCGCGACGGGACAGGACGGTCGGCTCACCTTGTGGCTGCCCGACGGCTCCCGGGTGGGCGACGAGTCGCCGGCCGACACCGACGCCCTGGCCCTCGCCCAGCGCGAGGCGTTCAGCCAACACGACGGTGACGGGCTCGTGCTCTACACCCCGGTGGTGACGGAGGCCGGCAACACGTCGGTGGTCCGGGCGCGGCTGCCGTCGTCGCTGCTGGAGCGGGGTGTGGCCCGGTCGTGGGCGGCGCTGGCGGGCGTCGGACTGGCGCTCGTGGCGGCGGCCGGCCTGATCGCCGATCGGCTGGGTCGCTCGCTGACCCGGGAGGCGACCGCCCTGGCGGGCACCGCCCGCACGCTGGCGGCGGGCGACCCGGAGGCGCGCGTCGTCCCGGGTCGCACGCCGGAGCTGGCCGACGCCGCCCGGGCGTTGAACCTGCTGGCCGACCGGATCGACGAGCTGCGGTCGGCCGAGCGCGCCCGGGTGGCCGACCTCTCGCACCGCCTGCGCACGCCGCTGACCGCCCTGCGCCTCGATGCCGAGGCGGCCGGCGACGCCGACCTGGTCGCCGACGTCGACCGGATGGAAGCGTCGGTCACCGAGCTGATCCGGGCCGCCCAGCGCCCGCTGCACGAGGGGGCGGTGCGGTCGCGGGCCGACCTGACCGCGGTCGTGCGGGAGCGGGCCGCGTTCTGGGGGGCGCTGGCCGACGACGACGGCCGCCCGTGGACGCTCGACGTCGACGCCGAGGTCGCCGCGGCGGGCCCGGTGGAGGTCGAGGCGGGGGTCGACGAGCTGGGCGCGGCCCTCGACGCCCTGCTCGACAACGTCTTCAACCACACGCCCGAGGGCACGTCGTACGCCGTGTCGCTGGCGCTGGTGGAGGGCGGCGGCATGGCGCAGGTCCGGGTCGACGACGCCGGCCCCGGCATCGCCGACGCGGCCGCGGTCCTCGCCCGCGGCGAGACGAGAGGTCGGGCCCATTCGACCGGCCTCGGCCTCGACATCGCCCACCAGACCGCCGAGTCGGCGGGTGGCGACCTGACGCTCACCCCGTCGCCCCGGGGCGGGACCTGCGCCACCCTCACGCTCCCCGTCGTCGGGGTCGGAGCTACGCGCTCGGCGTGA
- a CDS encoding FtsX-like permease family protein encodes MASLARWLRMLWLPPWRRAPLRAWRSPSLFLGVAVAAFVLGVAGASRPMFAASTARASLSRDVETGCRFDVGLRVQRSVSVADASGAFGPQVDEGTQALDAAVGPIEGVDPAVVTVIGDLGQVAFEGADEQVQLIERTGFRDHIDVLREAEESDGGVWLTDTVAERLGVDAGDRVDVVVGDVATPVPVSGVYRDLRGGRDRSWCSLRFSFEPRSAAGSAPPPVALFDDGRLVPLLAGAGVANTPASWEYPPDASAWDLPTAERATAALDRLVDTVNNRSSDLGATMGFGRTSADLPRSVHKAQRTSASVESVAGPVALGTIGVAVVMLLAAARSWLTRRSQDVTVLSLRGAGPAALALKGMAELLPALLLGAVLGVGSAVAVVRVIGPDPRIDREALADGVVVVAVALVVALVALAVVVGAGVRRVGVGAGGAAPRRSLPLWEPVVLALAGAAYYELHTRQTVVDDTRVDGLLLLFPLLLLAGGAGLAARLALSGRPLGWLAARAPTPAWLALRRLAAARLRAGLIVTGAAISIGIVVFATAMSSSVSATAYAKATLGHGSAQVVRLSITEPPPTEPPLPGVSTLVTRTSETGVIASGHDRADVLGVEPDTFADAAFWDDSFAGPSLAGLLERLGPEADAGGEAGESAVPAIGVGDGLPDRFVLTLEGDDGPVELPVEVVGRADAFPGLGFVEQRPLVVVDRRALTGAGVTAHAEVWVDDPSPAIAEELADDGLDVVFAAQPGADVSGSQLQPQVWAIDYLEVVGVAAGLVTVAGLGLYFAANSERRQLGAATARRLGLPAAQAALATALEVAAILAAGLLLGVGLAWLAVRLVFRQLDPLPNAPPDALLRFDLSVVAACGAAALVTALLVTLVVERRTARTSLPELLRDAG; translated from the coding sequence ATGGCGTCCCTGGCCCGTTGGTTGCGCATGCTGTGGCTGCCGCCCTGGCGACGGGCGCCGTTGCGGGCGTGGCGCAGCCCGTCGCTGTTCCTGGGCGTGGCCGTGGCGGCGTTCGTGCTGGGCGTCGCGGGGGCGTCGCGGCCGATGTTCGCGGCGTCGACGGCGCGGGCGTCGCTGAGCCGCGACGTGGAGACGGGCTGCCGGTTCGACGTCGGCCTGCGGGTGCAGCGCTCGGTGTCGGTGGCCGATGCCTCCGGGGCGTTCGGCCCGCAGGTCGACGAGGGCACGCAGGCGCTCGACGCCGCGGTCGGCCCGATCGAGGGCGTCGACCCGGCGGTCGTCACCGTGATCGGCGACCTGGGCCAGGTGGCGTTCGAGGGCGCCGACGAGCAGGTGCAGCTGATCGAGCGGACCGGGTTCCGGGACCACATCGACGTCCTCCGGGAGGCAGAGGAAAGCGACGGCGGCGTGTGGCTCACCGACACCGTGGCCGAGCGCCTGGGCGTCGACGCCGGCGACCGCGTCGACGTGGTGGTGGGCGACGTGGCGACTCCGGTACCCGTCAGCGGTGTGTACCGCGACCTGCGGGGCGGGCGCGACCGCTCCTGGTGCTCGCTGCGCTTCAGCTTCGAGCCCCGCAGCGCTGCCGGTAGCGCACCGCCGCCGGTGGCGCTGTTCGACGACGGCCGGCTCGTCCCCCTGCTCGCCGGGGCCGGGGTGGCCAACACGCCCGCCTCGTGGGAGTACCCGCCGGACGCGTCGGCGTGGGACCTGCCCACCGCCGAACGGGCGACGGCGGCGCTCGATCGGCTGGTCGACACCGTCAACAACCGCTCGTCGGACCTCGGCGCCACGATGGGGTTCGGGCGGACGAGCGCCGATCTGCCCCGCAGCGTCCACAAGGCGCAGCGCACGTCGGCGTCGGTCGAGTCGGTGGCCGGACCGGTGGCCCTCGGCACCATCGGCGTGGCCGTGGTGATGCTGCTGGCGGCGGCGCGCAGCTGGCTGACCCGTCGCTCGCAGGACGTGACCGTGCTGTCGTTGCGGGGCGCGGGACCGGCCGCGCTCGCCCTCAAGGGCATGGCCGAGCTCCTGCCCGCGCTGCTGCTGGGGGCCGTGCTCGGGGTGGGGTCGGCTGTGGCGGTGGTGCGGGTGATCGGTCCCGACCCGCGGATCGACCGGGAGGCGCTGGCCGACGGCGTGGTCGTGGTGGCCGTGGCGCTGGTGGTCGCCCTGGTGGCCCTGGCCGTGGTGGTCGGGGCGGGCGTGCGCCGGGTGGGCGTGGGCGCGGGCGGCGCGGCACCCCGCCGGTCGCTGCCGCTGTGGGAGCCGGTGGTGCTGGCGCTGGCCGGTGCCGCCTACTACGAGCTGCACACACGCCAGACGGTGGTCGACGACACCCGGGTCGACGGCCTGCTCCTGCTGTTCCCCCTGCTCCTGCTGGCGGGCGGAGCGGGGCTGGCGGCGCGGCTGGCACTGTCGGGTCGCCCCCTCGGCTGGCTCGCCGCCCGGGCGCCGACCCCGGCATGGCTGGCGCTCCGGCGCCTGGCCGCCGCCCGGCTGCGCGCCGGGTTGATCGTGACCGGTGCGGCCATCTCGATCGGCATCGTGGTGTTCGCCACCGCCATGTCGTCGTCGGTGAGCGCGACGGCCTACGCCAAGGCCACCCTGGGTCACGGCAGCGCCCAGGTGGTGCGGCTGTCGATCACGGAGCCGCCGCCCACCGAGCCGCCGCTGCCGGGCGTCAGCACGCTCGTGACCAGGACGAGCGAGACCGGCGTGATCGCCTCGGGGCACGACCGGGCCGACGTGCTCGGCGTGGAGCCTGACACGTTCGCCGACGCCGCCTTCTGGGACGACAGCTTCGCCGGCCCGTCGCTCGCCGGCCTGCTGGAGCGGCTCGGGCCGGAGGCCGACGCTGGCGGCGAAGCCGGCGAGAGCGCCGTGCCCGCCATCGGGGTGGGCGACGGGCTGCCCGACCGGTTCGTCCTGACGCTCGAAGGCGACGACGGTCCCGTCGAGCTGCCGGTCGAGGTCGTCGGGAGGGCGGACGCCTTCCCGGGCCTGGGCTTCGTCGAGCAGCGGCCACTGGTGGTGGTCGACCGCCGAGCCCTCACCGGCGCCGGGGTCACCGCCCACGCCGAGGTGTGGGTCGACGACCCGTCGCCCGCGATCGCCGAGGAGCTCGCCGACGACGGGCTCGACGTCGTGTTCGCCGCCCAGCCCGGCGCCGACGTGTCGGGTTCCCAGCTGCAGCCCCAGGTGTGGGCGATCGACTACCTGGAGGTGGTCGGCGTGGCCGCGGGCCTGGTGACGGTCGCCGGGCTCGGCCTCTACTTCGCGGCCAACTCCGAGCGCCGCCAGCTCGGGGCGGCCACGGCCCGCCGGCTGGGCCTGCCGGCGGCGCAGGCGGCCCTGGCGACCGCGCTCGAGGTGGCCGCCATCCTGGCCGCGGGCCTGCTCCTGGGGGTCGGCCTGGCGTGGTTGGCGGTGCGCCTGGTGTTCCGCCAGCTCGACCCGCTGCCCAACGCGCCGCCCGACGCCCTGCTGCGCTTCGACCTGTCGGTGGTCGCCGCCTGCGGTGCAGCGGCCCTGGTCACCGCCCTGCTGGTGACCCTGGTGGTCGAGCGGCGCACCGCCCGTACCTCTCTCCCGGAGCTGCTCCGTGACGCCGGCTGA
- a CDS encoding ABC transporter ATP-binding protein codes for MTPADVDPAEVPAPTPAAVCRELVQIYESTGGAVHALRGVSAEVPARSLTAVVGPSGAGKSTFLRLLACLERPTVGEVVIDGVPTAHLSGRARRRLVARRIGYVFQSPADNLLDDLSVVEHVRMAWRMRAPEPKGAVDALLALTDLDSVARRRPAGLSVGQQQRVAFAMAMAASPALVVADEPTANLDPTGAAALVELLPRLVEAGQTLVICTHDQRVVDAADKVLVISGGTLAAESTGGGELLAVLDEADRVHLPRDLSDLFPGRRVRLRADGDHVRIEQP; via the coding sequence GTGACGCCGGCTGACGTCGACCCGGCCGAGGTCCCGGCCCCGACCCCCGCCGCCGTGTGCCGGGAGCTGGTGCAGATCTACGAGTCGACGGGCGGCGCCGTGCACGCCCTCCGGGGAGTCAGCGCCGAGGTGCCGGCCCGCTCGCTGACCGCCGTGGTGGGGCCGTCGGGGGCCGGCAAGTCGACGTTCCTGCGGCTGCTGGCCTGCCTGGAGCGGCCCACGGTCGGCGAGGTGGTGATCGACGGTGTGCCGACGGCCCACCTCAGCGGTCGGGCCCGACGTCGACTGGTTGCCCGGCGCATCGGCTACGTGTTCCAGTCGCCCGCCGACAACCTGCTCGACGACCTGTCCGTGGTCGAGCACGTGCGGATGGCCTGGCGGATGCGGGCGCCCGAGCCCAAGGGCGCGGTCGACGCCCTGCTCGCCCTCACCGACCTCGACTCGGTCGCCCGCCGCCGTCCCGCCGGCCTGTCGGTCGGCCAGCAGCAGCGGGTGGCGTTCGCCATGGCGATGGCGGCGAGCCCGGCGCTGGTCGTGGCCGACGAGCCGACCGCCAACCTCGACCCCACCGGCGCCGCGGCGCTGGTGGAGCTGCTGCCCCGCCTGGTCGAGGCCGGCCAGACGCTGGTGATCTGCACGCACGACCAGCGGGTGGTCGACGCCGCCGACAAGGTGCTGGTGATCAGCGGCGGCACCCTCGCCGCCGAGTCGACCGGTGGCGGCGAGCTGCTGGCGGTGCTCGACGAAGCCGACCGGGTGCACCTGCCCCGGGACCTGTCGGACCTGTTCCCGGGCCGGCGGGTGCGGCTCCGGGCCGACGGCGACCACGTCCGGATCGAGCAGCCGTGA